The proteins below are encoded in one region of Planctopirus limnophila DSM 3776:
- the ribD gene encoding bifunctional diaminohydroxyphosphoribosylaminopyrimidine deaminase/5-amino-6-(5-phosphoribosylamino)uracil reductase RibD — protein MRFPNPDAVMEYALMLARRGVGFVEPNPAVGAVVVDEHLQLLGEGWHEKFGGPHAEVHALAKAGEKARGATIYTTLEPCSHFGKTPPCADALIAAGIRHVETAVIDPAAHVSGQGIEKLRQAGITVNVGRCADKARELLAPFVAFQCANRPWVHAKWAMTLDGKISTKTGHSHWISSEASRRTVHELRGRVDAIVVGIGTVLVDDPQLNVRLPEDWKGPRRTPARIVLDSRLSISPHSQLVQTARKIPTIVATIGPEHLQMAEREADWQQRRQVLEAAGCQVWSLPCGSTDIGLAHHPCLIHLLDKMRAAGMAHLLVEGGARILGSFLDLDLIDEVHAYIAPKLVGGSAAASPIAGKGRMTIFDGEEFASGEFTTIDKDAYFHGIRRVAIDRLPWLSPVTS, from the coding sequence ATGCGATTTCCAAACCCAGATGCTGTGATGGAATATGCCCTGATGCTGGCTCGTCGTGGTGTCGGGTTTGTCGAGCCCAATCCGGCTGTGGGCGCAGTGGTGGTGGACGAACATCTGCAACTTCTGGGCGAGGGCTGGCATGAAAAGTTTGGCGGGCCTCATGCCGAAGTGCATGCCCTGGCCAAGGCTGGTGAGAAAGCGCGCGGCGCCACGATTTACACCACTCTCGAGCCCTGCTCTCACTTTGGGAAAACACCTCCCTGTGCCGACGCACTGATTGCGGCTGGGATTCGACATGTAGAGACAGCAGTGATCGATCCTGCGGCTCATGTTTCGGGCCAGGGAATTGAAAAATTGCGACAAGCCGGCATCACGGTGAATGTTGGTCGCTGCGCGGACAAAGCCCGTGAACTGCTGGCCCCGTTTGTCGCCTTTCAGTGTGCCAATCGGCCCTGGGTGCATGCCAAGTGGGCGATGACGCTTGACGGAAAAATCTCGACGAAGACCGGGCATTCCCACTGGATATCGAGCGAGGCATCGCGGCGGACTGTCCACGAACTGCGGGGGCGTGTCGATGCCATCGTGGTCGGGATTGGCACTGTGCTGGTGGATGATCCCCAACTCAATGTCCGCCTGCCGGAAGACTGGAAAGGGCCAAGACGAACACCCGCGAGAATCGTTCTCGACTCGCGGCTATCGATCAGCCCGCATAGTCAACTGGTGCAGACAGCAAGGAAGATCCCCACGATTGTGGCCACGATCGGCCCGGAACATCTGCAGATGGCCGAGAGAGAAGCCGACTGGCAGCAACGGCGGCAAGTGCTGGAGGCCGCGGGTTGCCAGGTGTGGTCGCTGCCCTGTGGCTCGACAGATATTGGTCTGGCGCATCACCCGTGCTTGATTCATCTGCTGGATAAGATGCGCGCTGCCGGCATGGCCCATCTTCTGGTTGAGGGGGGCGCACGCATTCTGGGATCATTTTTGGATCTGGATCTGATCGATGAAGTGCATGCGTATATTGCACCGAAACTGGTGGGAGGATCGGCAGCTGCTTCACCCATTGCGGGCAAAGGGCGAATGACGATTTTCGACGGTGAAGAGTTTGCTTCGGGGGAGTTTACCACGATCGACAAAGATGCGTATTTCCATGGAATTCGCCGGGTGGCGATTGATCGTTTGCCGTGGTTGAGCCCTGTCACCTCGTAA
- a CDS encoding DUF1015 domain-containing protein, which produces MGRLFVLCEMCQVDMVDVSPFCGWRYQLGQVGDLADVTAPPYDVIGPEELIQFRQKHPANIVHLILPESLPDDPGPDERYQRAAALLAQFKLDGILARDHADAYYVYHQTFEIAGERYVRKGFLGRLKLSPFGEGQVFPHERTLAAPKADRLKLFRAVKTNLSPIFGLYEDPAGEVEQVLTTALAGQTGVQLIDEQRVLHQLWPISDPQVMSKVTSLMKSRPVVIADGHHRYETALAYREELVATGTITNELHAANSVMCMFVASEDDGLIVLPTHRIVKNWQGLTAQQIGMALTPVFEVDVVGSHATAAQDAWDLAQSCGNGCALALGTSADSTWVVAELKDVASMRLASPGKSAEWCQLPVSVLHQLVLPRLAPLVHPREEANLEYVHEDQTAARAIEEKSAGLAVLVPATSVTQVEMIAQGGEVLPPKSTYFYPKLRSGMVLNPLT; this is translated from the coding sequence GTGGGCCGCTTGTTTGTCCTTTGTGAAATGTGCCAGGTTGATATGGTCGATGTGAGTCCGTTTTGTGGATGGCGTTATCAACTGGGTCAAGTCGGTGATCTGGCCGATGTGACAGCGCCCCCCTATGACGTGATTGGGCCGGAGGAACTCATCCAGTTCCGGCAGAAACATCCGGCGAATATCGTCCATTTGATCCTGCCGGAATCGCTGCCTGATGATCCTGGTCCCGATGAACGTTATCAACGGGCAGCTGCACTTCTGGCACAGTTCAAGCTCGATGGCATCCTGGCGCGTGATCATGCAGATGCCTATTACGTGTATCACCAGACCTTCGAGATCGCTGGTGAAAGATATGTGCGAAAAGGGTTTCTCGGGCGGCTCAAGCTCTCGCCATTTGGTGAAGGTCAGGTCTTTCCGCATGAGCGCACGCTGGCCGCACCGAAGGCGGATCGGTTGAAGCTCTTTCGTGCCGTAAAGACCAATCTTTCGCCCATTTTCGGTTTGTATGAAGACCCGGCCGGTGAGGTCGAGCAGGTGCTGACCACAGCCCTGGCAGGTCAAACGGGGGTACAGCTGATCGACGAACAGCGAGTCCTGCACCAGCTCTGGCCAATTTCCGACCCGCAGGTGATGTCGAAAGTGACCTCGCTGATGAAGAGTCGGCCGGTGGTGATTGCGGATGGACATCATCGCTATGAAACCGCCCTCGCCTATCGCGAGGAACTGGTGGCAACAGGCACGATCACAAATGAACTGCATGCCGCGAACTCGGTAATGTGCATGTTCGTCGCTTCGGAAGATGACGGGCTCATCGTGTTGCCGACACATCGCATCGTCAAAAACTGGCAGGGGTTGACGGCTCAGCAGATCGGCATGGCATTAACGCCAGTGTTTGAAGTGGATGTGGTCGGGAGTCATGCGACAGCAGCCCAGGATGCGTGGGATCTGGCACAATCCTGTGGGAATGGCTGTGCCCTCGCTCTGGGAACTTCTGCGGATTCGACGTGGGTGGTGGCCGAGTTGAAAGACGTGGCCTCGATGCGGCTGGCTTCTCCCGGCAAATCGGCTGAGTGGTGCCAGTTACCAGTCAGTGTGCTGCATCAACTGGTGCTGCCACGATTGGCACCACTGGTGCATCCACGGGAAGAAGCCAATCTGGAATACGTCCACGAAGATCAGACAGCCGCCCGCGCCATCGAAGAAAAGAGTGCCGGTCTGGCAGTGCTGGTTCCTGCGACGAGTGTCACCCAGGTGGAAATGATTGCCCAGGGCGGAGAGGTGCTACCTCCCAAATCGACCTACTTCTACCCCAAGTTGCGCTCGGGAATGGTGCTGAATCCTTTGACGTAG
- a CDS encoding PIN domain-containing protein, translating to MANLTVLCDACVLYPAPLRDLLMHLAVMGLFRPQWTPTIHEEWIRNLLINRPDLKPEQLQLTRALMEASVPDGLITGYEQLIETVALPDPDDRHVLAAAIFSRANTILTFNFKDFPETSLKPYGIEALHPDNFLISLFETTPSQVCIAVKRHRLSLKNPPKGVEDYLTTMNAQGLTQLVTQLHKFTEWI from the coding sequence GTGGCAAACCTGACGGTTCTTTGCGATGCCTGTGTGCTTTACCCGGCTCCATTGCGCGATCTGCTCATGCATCTCGCTGTGATGGGCCTGTTTCGACCCCAATGGACGCCGACTATTCACGAGGAGTGGATCAGGAATTTGCTCATCAACCGCCCCGATCTGAAGCCCGAGCAACTTCAGCTAACTCGAGCACTCATGGAAGCCTCTGTTCCGGACGGGTTAATCACAGGCTACGAACAGCTCATTGAAACTGTCGCACTGCCAGATCCAGATGATCGACACGTTCTGGCAGCAGCAATTTTCTCCAGAGCCAACACAATCCTGACATTCAATTTCAAGGATTTCCCTGAGACATCTTTGAAGCCATACGGCATCGAAGCATTACACCCAGACAACTTTCTTATAAGTCTGTTTGAAACAACGCCAAGTCAGGTTTGCATCGCTGTCAAAAGGCATCGATTGAGTCTCAAAAACCCTCCGAAAGGTGTCGAGGATTATCTCACCACCATGAATGCGCAGGGGTTAACTCAGTTAGTCACTCAACTGCATAAGTTCACAGAATGGATTTAA
- a CDS encoding helix-turn-helix domain-containing protein translates to MSKQKNVTTEMITPSSVDARLALEGCRQLAHYDVTSPNLSLQLRIQSQELPEETLSIPVAALQLLKDILAQMAQGHAVMLVPIHVELTTQQAADILNVSRPYLIEQLENNLIPYRKVGSHRRILFKDLMEYKQAMDQQRLQALDELAAQAQELGMGY, encoded by the coding sequence ATGTCAAAACAAAAAAACGTCACTACCGAGATGATCACACCGTCATCCGTCGATGCACGACTCGCGCTCGAAGGCTGCCGGCAATTGGCCCATTACGATGTGACCAGCCCCAACTTGTCGCTGCAACTGAGAATTCAATCTCAAGAACTACCGGAAGAGACGCTTTCAATTCCAGTGGCAGCGTTGCAGCTTCTCAAGGATATCCTGGCACAAATGGCTCAGGGGCATGCTGTGATGCTTGTTCCCATCCATGTGGAACTCACCACTCAGCAGGCAGCCGATATTCTCAATGTTTCTCGGCCCTATCTCATTGAGCAATTGGAAAACAATCTCATTCCCTACCGAAAAGTTGGCTCCCATCGCCGGATTCTGTTCAAGGATTTAATGGAATACAAACAGGCGATGGACCAGCAGCGACTGCAAGCACTGGATGAACTGGCTGCCCAGGCTCAGGAATTGGGGATGGGTTACTGA
- the asnS gene encoding asparagine--tRNA ligase yields MRTKVADCLKKTAPGTIVDVRGWVRTRRESKQGFAFIELNDGSSFANLQIVADKSLPDYEELIKLVQTGASLAVTGELKESPAQGQKVELHARTLRVLGQADAAKYPLQKKGHSFEFLREKAHLRPRTNTFGAMARVRNAICDAIHRYFQDRGFLYIHAPIITTSDCEGAGHMFQVTTLDLAKLGQLQGSRSSEAGKPFEIDYTKDFFGKKAGLTVSGQLEGEIFACSVGDCYTFGPTFRAENSNTTRHLAEFWMIEPEMPFYELEDNMALAEDFVRSVIKNVLARCPDDLQFFNDRIEPTLLATLENISGHDFIKLTYTEAVEILLKSGQSFEYPVGWGKDLQSEHERFLTEKHFKQPVILTDYPREIKSFYMRANDDGKTVRAMDVLVPGIGEIIGGSQREERHEVLISRMQECGLNPADYWWYLELREYGTVPHSGFGLGLERTVQMITGMQNIRDCIPFPRTPKSADF; encoded by the coding sequence ATGCGGACGAAAGTTGCTGATTGCCTGAAGAAAACTGCTCCTGGAACGATTGTCGATGTGCGTGGCTGGGTGCGAACGCGGCGGGAGTCGAAACAGGGGTTTGCCTTCATTGAACTCAATGATGGAAGTTCGTTTGCCAATCTGCAGATTGTGGCCGACAAGTCGCTGCCGGATTACGAGGAATTGATCAAGCTGGTGCAGACCGGGGCGAGTCTGGCAGTGACAGGGGAACTCAAGGAGTCGCCAGCGCAAGGGCAGAAGGTGGAACTGCATGCCCGGACTTTGAGAGTGCTGGGACAGGCCGATGCCGCGAAGTACCCGCTGCAGAAGAAGGGGCACAGCTTCGAGTTTCTGCGGGAAAAAGCTCATTTGCGGCCGCGCACCAATACGTTCGGTGCAATGGCTCGCGTACGCAATGCGATTTGCGACGCCATTCATCGCTACTTTCAGGATCGCGGTTTTCTTTACATTCACGCGCCGATCATCACGACGAGTGATTGTGAGGGAGCCGGTCACATGTTTCAGGTGACAACGCTCGATCTGGCAAAACTGGGACAGTTGCAGGGTTCCAGAAGCAGTGAAGCTGGCAAGCCTTTCGAGATTGATTACACGAAAGACTTTTTTGGCAAGAAAGCCGGTCTGACAGTGAGTGGTCAGCTCGAAGGCGAGATCTTTGCCTGCTCTGTGGGGGATTGCTACACGTTTGGGCCGACGTTCCGGGCAGAGAACAGCAATACCACCCGGCATCTGGCCGAGTTCTGGATGATTGAGCCAGAGATGCCCTTCTATGAGCTGGAAGACAACATGGCTCTGGCCGAGGACTTTGTCCGGTCAGTGATCAAGAATGTGCTGGCGCGCTGCCCGGATGATCTGCAGTTCTTCAATGATCGCATTGAGCCGACGCTGCTGGCGACACTCGAGAACATTTCGGGACATGACTTCATCAAGCTGACATACACCGAGGCGGTCGAGATCCTGCTGAAATCGGGACAGAGCTTTGAGTATCCAGTCGGCTGGGGGAAGGATCTGCAATCGGAACATGAACGGTTTCTGACCGAGAAACACTTCAAGCAGCCAGTGATCCTGACGGATTATCCGCGAGAGATTAAATCATTCTACATGCGGGCGAACGATGACGGGAAAACCGTCCGGGCCATGGATGTGCTTGTCCCTGGAATTGGCGAAATCATTGGTGGGAGTCAGCGTGAAGAGCGACACGAAGTCCTCATCAGCCGCATGCAGGAATGCGGTTTGAATCCGGCCGATTACTGGTGGTACCTCGAACTGCGGGAGTACGGCACAGTTCCTCACAGTGGCTTCGGGCTGGGCCTGGAAAGAACCGTGCAGATGATTACCGGCATGCAGAATATCCGCGACTGCATTCCGTTCCCGCGAACCCCGAAATCGGCTGACTTCTAA
- the lepA gene encoding translation elongation factor 4, which yields MFDQRFIRNFSIIAHIDHGKSTLADQLLLKSGAITQREFREQILDDLDVERERGITVKARAVAIHYTLDGQEYEINLIDTPGHVDFHYEVSRSLAACEGALLVVDAFQGVQAQTVANAYAAIGCDLEIIPVLNKIDLPVTRIPEVMEEIESVVGLDTSNALKVSAKAGIGIEDVFKAIVERIPAPKGKPDDPLRALVFDSKYDHYRGVVTYIRVKEGTISKGQKIYFMKAGTAHEILEIGQFRPHMLPCEELGPGQVGYIVTGIKVLGNVHVGDTVCDYLRRPAAPLPGYEIPQQMVFCGMYPIDASDFEHLREELARMSLNDASFSFAADTSEALGFGFRCGFLGMLHMEIIQQRLEKEANVDLIQTAPNVTYQILKTNGEEVFIDNPQEVPDAGSITEFREPIAKVAFILPSDKIGAVMQMCADRRGVFVTTEFLGPQRAQLVWELPLAEIVFDMYDKLKSITQGYGTMNYEIIGYRAADLVKMDILVKGERVDALSTIVHRTSAERRGRALCKRLKEEISRHQFEIPIQAALGARIIARETISAVRKDVTAKCYGGDISRKRKLLEKQKEGKKRMKQFGSVEIPQKAFLSVLDTGNDE from the coding sequence ATGTTTGATCAGCGATTTATTCGTAACTTCTCGATCATTGCCCACATTGATCACGGGAAAAGCACACTCGCAGACCAGCTTCTGCTGAAAAGTGGAGCCATTACCCAGCGGGAATTCCGCGAGCAGATTCTCGATGATCTCGATGTGGAACGAGAACGCGGCATCACGGTCAAAGCCCGGGCGGTGGCTATTCATTACACGCTGGACGGTCAGGAATACGAGATCAATCTGATCGATACGCCCGGTCACGTGGACTTTCATTATGAAGTCTCGCGAAGTCTGGCCGCTTGTGAAGGGGCGTTGCTGGTTGTGGATGCTTTTCAGGGAGTGCAGGCTCAAACAGTCGCCAATGCATATGCAGCGATTGGTTGCGATCTGGAAATCATCCCGGTGCTCAACAAGATCGATCTGCCGGTCACCCGCATTCCGGAAGTGATGGAAGAAATTGAATCGGTGGTGGGGCTGGATACATCGAATGCACTCAAAGTCTCTGCAAAAGCCGGGATCGGGATTGAAGATGTCTTTAAGGCCATTGTCGAGCGAATACCAGCACCCAAGGGGAAGCCGGACGATCCATTACGGGCACTGGTCTTCGACAGCAAGTACGATCATTACCGCGGTGTGGTCACTTACATCCGTGTGAAGGAAGGGACGATTTCCAAGGGCCAGAAAATCTATTTCATGAAGGCAGGCACAGCCCATGAAATTCTGGAAATCGGTCAGTTCCGGCCCCATATGCTCCCTTGTGAAGAACTGGGACCTGGCCAGGTGGGTTACATCGTCACTGGCATTAAAGTGCTGGGTAACGTGCATGTCGGGGATACCGTCTGCGATTATCTGAGGCGACCAGCCGCTCCACTTCCCGGTTATGAGATTCCTCAGCAGATGGTGTTCTGCGGGATGTACCCGATTGATGCCTCAGATTTTGAGCATCTGCGGGAAGAACTCGCCCGCATGAGCCTCAATGATGCCAGCTTCAGTTTTGCCGCCGACACGAGCGAAGCGTTGGGCTTTGGTTTCCGCTGCGGATTTCTGGGGATGCTCCATATGGAGATCATCCAGCAGAGGCTCGAAAAGGAAGCCAATGTCGATCTGATTCAAACGGCACCCAACGTGACGTATCAGATTCTCAAGACCAATGGAGAAGAAGTTTTTATCGATAATCCTCAGGAAGTCCCTGATGCGGGTTCGATTACTGAGTTTCGCGAGCCGATTGCAAAAGTCGCGTTCATTCTGCCGAGTGACAAGATCGGCGCGGTGATGCAGATGTGTGCCGACCGCCGGGGTGTCTTTGTCACCACCGAATTCTTAGGCCCGCAGCGGGCCCAGTTGGTGTGGGAACTTCCACTGGCTGAAATCGTGTTCGACATGTACGACAAGCTCAAGAGTATCACTCAGGGATATGGCACTATGAACTACGAGATTATCGGCTACCGTGCCGCTGATCTCGTGAAGATGGATATTCTCGTGAAGGGCGAGCGGGTCGATGCGCTTTCCACAATCGTCCACAGGACGTCGGCAGAAAGGCGGGGCCGGGCTTTGTGTAAGCGGCTCAAAGAGGAAATCTCCCGGCATCAGTTCGAGATTCCCATTCAGGCCGCACTGGGGGCACGAATTATCGCCCGTGAGACTATTTCTGCGGTTCGTAAAGACGTGACTGCCAAGTGCTACGGCGGCGATATCAGCCGCAAGCGCAAGCTGCTGGAAAAGCAGAAAGAGGGCAAGAAGCGCATGAAGCAGTTCGGCTCTGTCGAGATCCCCCAGAAGGCCTTCCTCTCCGTGCTGGACACGGGGAATGATGAGTAG
- a CDS encoding sulfatase has product MRQFALMVLAWVSLISYALAAQPNVLLICVDDLRPELGCYGSRSVSTPHIDALASRSRLFTRHYVQAPTCGASRCTLLTGRYGPAGNNALFELAKRRKQDGEAVPPSMPEYFRGKGYTTVSVGKVSHHPGGRGGANWDDDNLNEMPGAWTRHLMPTGLWKHPRGAMHGLAHGEIRASEKGKMAVFQATEGTDDIYPDGLIVEESLRQLDVLTSEDKPFFLAVGLIRPHLPFGSPAKYFEKVSQLPLLPIPHPEKPTWPSTWHGSNELRQYQLWEKDPLKDPSFADEIRRHYYACVTYADANVGRLLEKLAATKGADNTIIVLWGDHGWHLREHAVWGKHTLFEESLRSPLLISTGQLKQPGEATEAVVETIDIFPTLCELTGLEKPAFVQGVSLVPQLNDPNATGHAAFSYSGKTRTILTDRYRLIAHPDKAGTMELFDHAVDAGETRNIAETQPEIVSALLKELDQRLPPR; this is encoded by the coding sequence ATGAGACAATTCGCATTGATGGTGCTGGCTTGGGTCTCCCTGATCTCTTACGCGTTGGCTGCGCAGCCGAATGTGCTGTTGATTTGTGTCGATGATCTGCGGCCTGAATTGGGTTGCTATGGTTCGCGAAGTGTTTCGACCCCGCACATCGATGCGCTGGCGAGTCGCAGCCGGTTGTTTACCCGGCACTATGTGCAGGCTCCGACCTGTGGGGCCTCCCGGTGTACGCTGCTCACCGGCCGGTATGGCCCGGCTGGAAACAATGCACTCTTTGAACTGGCCAAACGCCGCAAACAGGATGGCGAAGCGGTACCACCTTCCATGCCCGAATACTTTCGTGGAAAAGGGTACACGACGGTTTCGGTCGGAAAAGTTTCGCATCATCCCGGTGGTCGCGGCGGAGCCAACTGGGATGATGACAACCTGAACGAAATGCCCGGCGCCTGGACTCGACATCTCATGCCCACCGGCCTATGGAAGCATCCCCGGGGAGCCATGCACGGATTGGCACATGGTGAAATTCGGGCATCGGAAAAAGGGAAAATGGCGGTCTTTCAGGCGACTGAAGGGACCGATGACATTTATCCCGATGGTCTGATTGTCGAAGAGTCACTCCGACAACTGGATGTGCTGACCAGCGAAGACAAACCGTTCTTTCTGGCGGTGGGATTGATTCGGCCTCACCTGCCGTTTGGATCTCCTGCAAAATACTTCGAGAAAGTGAGCCAACTCCCCTTATTGCCCATTCCTCATCCGGAAAAGCCGACCTGGCCATCGACGTGGCATGGCTCGAATGAGTTGAGGCAATACCAGTTGTGGGAGAAAGATCCTCTCAAAGATCCATCATTTGCTGATGAAATTCGTCGGCACTACTACGCCTGTGTGACCTATGCCGATGCGAATGTGGGCCGCCTGCTGGAAAAGCTGGCTGCCACGAAAGGGGCCGACAATACGATTATCGTGCTGTGGGGAGACCATGGCTGGCATCTGCGTGAACATGCGGTGTGGGGAAAGCATACCTTGTTTGAAGAATCGTTGAGATCGCCGCTGCTGATCTCGACCGGTCAGTTGAAACAACCGGGGGAAGCGACGGAAGCCGTCGTCGAAACGATCGATATTTTCCCCACGTTGTGCGAGCTGACCGGGCTGGAAAAGCCCGCGTTTGTGCAGGGTGTGAGCCTGGTTCCCCAGTTGAATGATCCGAACGCTACGGGACATGCCGCTTTCTCGTACTCGGGGAAAACCCGGACGATACTGACAGATCGCTACCGCTTGATTGCTCATCCCGACAAAGCCGGAACGATGGAATTGTTCGACCATGCCGTTGATGCGGGTGAAACAAGAAACATCGCCGAGACTCAACCTGAGATTGTCAGCGCATTGCTGAAAGAACTCGACCAGCGACTTCCTCCTCGTTGA
- a CDS encoding carbon storage regulator, with translation MTRFQGIYRCAKANGTVSALGWRHGERQGASPGTTTRREDAIMLVLTRKRNETIQIGQDIVIRVIHTSTGAVKIGIEAPREVSVVRGELAQQRLAAALGSQGVEVSHEAAATLLAAG, from the coding sequence TTGACACGTTTTCAGGGGATTTATCGCTGTGCCAAAGCGAATGGCACGGTCTCTGCATTAGGGTGGAGGCATGGCGAACGGCAAGGAGCCTCGCCAGGAACCACAACAAGACGAGAGGATGCGATCATGCTGGTACTGACACGCAAACGAAATGAAACGATTCAAATTGGCCAGGATATTGTTATCCGAGTGATTCACACAAGCACAGGTGCGGTCAAGATTGGTATTGAAGCCCCACGGGAAGTCTCCGTTGTGCGTGGTGAACTGGCTCAGCAGCGACTCGCTGCGGCACTGGGTTCCCAGGGAGTCGAAGTGAGCCACGAAGCCGCCGCCACGTTACTGGCCGCTGGTTAA
- a CDS encoding S41 family peptidase — protein sequence MKLFQVMARTTGVFATRLIFAGAVVALLGIQAQAQNYGPDETRSRNDFPAYEGRNSTWSNDRSERTRPQLDRPVDPRDEMYWPNPVSNSLSRQQIEDRLFDDRRNYGGLNDPVRSNDWQQPARRPSSDLISDSRDRERDAFPYSTQPYGTGRYDTGPNDNGRYDSSRYETRYREELYRNDDSRNLPFDSRWNNARDRSRDFVPTAPSSWDRNSNWNNSSNMPQDPRLEPAPATLQKNHPTIQQLISRRYRDQRILQTLSSMSPQAAESFYLETAQLIDARALAPSAYPVRTAKALENLYVAVDNQEFVNANRLQVAPQQRAAFQQAISQIGGQAQPRNAQEAIQVMRQVAQMSQQIVGLRPQVVAMEFTYGALETLDEYSTFMPNEVSGGPSTQLGESLVGIGVEIEAHPLGLKVLKAITGGPAAQATIKRGDIITMIGGRSIAGMELDEAANLIKGPLGSMVQLQVKRGDYIADMSLMRSRVQIQSVAEVRMEDQVNKVGYIKLDKFAETTSRELDQALMNLHQQGMQSLILDLRGNPGGLLTTAIEVTNRFLPGGTIVSTKGRNQADNSQEVANYPNTWKVPLVVLIDNNSASASEIFAAAIQDHQRGVVVGQRSYGKGSVQTQFPLKTVNGGLKLTTAKFYAPSGREMAGQGVIPDVAVPLAQNAMDTVDYDMQAAVKLATDSTTRNMAETIARRYAPQNQFLGQAG from the coding sequence ATGAAGCTGTTTCAAGTCATGGCACGCACAACCGGGGTTTTCGCAACTCGACTGATCTTCGCGGGGGCTGTTGTGGCACTGCTGGGGATTCAGGCACAGGCTCAAAACTATGGGCCCGATGAGACCAGAAGTCGCAACGACTTTCCTGCTTATGAAGGGCGGAATAGCACCTGGTCGAATGATCGATCTGAGCGGACACGCCCGCAGCTGGATCGCCCTGTTGATCCACGCGATGAGATGTACTGGCCGAACCCGGTGAGCAATTCGCTTTCTCGCCAGCAGATCGAAGACCGTTTGTTCGACGATCGCAGGAACTATGGAGGATTGAATGACCCTGTCCGATCAAATGACTGGCAACAGCCGGCCCGTCGGCCATCGTCGGATCTGATCAGCGACTCCCGCGATCGTGAGCGCGATGCATTTCCCTATAGCACTCAGCCCTATGGTACCGGTCGCTATGATACGGGTCCTAACGACAATGGCCGCTACGATAGCAGTCGCTATGAAACTCGCTATCGCGAAGAGCTGTACCGTAACGATGATTCTCGGAACCTCCCATTTGATTCCCGTTGGAACAATGCCCGTGATCGCAGCCGAGATTTTGTGCCGACAGCTCCCAGCAGCTGGGATCGGAACAGCAACTGGAACAATAGCAGCAACATGCCGCAGGATCCCCGGCTGGAACCCGCTCCTGCCACTTTGCAGAAGAATCACCCCACAATCCAGCAGTTGATTTCGAGGCGGTATCGTGATCAGAGAATCTTGCAGACTTTAAGCTCGATGTCGCCACAGGCTGCTGAATCGTTCTATCTGGAAACGGCTCAACTGATCGATGCCCGGGCCTTAGCTCCTTCGGCCTATCCGGTTCGAACAGCAAAAGCGTTAGAAAACCTGTATGTCGCGGTGGATAACCAGGAGTTCGTGAATGCCAACCGGTTGCAGGTTGCTCCTCAACAGCGGGCTGCCTTTCAGCAGGCGATTTCACAGATCGGTGGACAAGCTCAACCACGCAATGCACAGGAAGCGATTCAGGTCATGCGGCAGGTGGCACAAATGAGTCAGCAAATCGTCGGTTTGCGTCCTCAAGTTGTCGCGATGGAGTTTACCTATGGTGCACTGGAAACACTCGATGAATATTCGACCTTCATGCCCAATGAAGTCAGTGGCGGGCCCAGTACACAATTGGGTGAAAGCCTGGTGGGGATTGGCGTAGAAATCGAAGCTCATCCTTTAGGACTCAAAGTGCTCAAGGCGATTACTGGCGGGCCGGCAGCACAGGCCACCATCAAGCGAGGCGACATTATTACGATGATTGGCGGGCGGTCGATTGCCGGTATGGAACTCGATGAAGCGGCCAATCTGATCAAGGGCCCACTCGGATCGATGGTGCAGCTTCAGGTGAAACGAGGTGACTACATTGCCGATATGTCGTTGATGCGGAGCCGAGTGCAGATTCAAAGCGTGGCTGAAGTTCGTATGGAAGATCAGGTCAACAAGGTGGGGTACATCAAGCTCGACAAGTTTGCCGAAACAACCAGCCGGGAATTGGATCAGGCTTTGATGAATCTGCACCAGCAGGGGATGCAATCGCTGATTCTCGACTTGCGGGGAAACCCCGGCGGCTTATTGACCACAGCGATCGAAGTGACCAACCGGTTTCTGCCAGGTGGAACGATTGTCAGTACGAAAGGGCGTAACCAGGCGGATAACAGTCAGGAAGTGGCCAACTACCCGAATACCTGGAAAGTGCCACTGGTGGTGCTGATCGACAACAACAGTGCCAGTGCCAGTGAGATCTTTGCCGCCGCAATTCAGGATCATCAGCGTGGCGTGGTTGTCGGTCAAAGGTCTTATGGTAAAGGTTCCGTTCAGACACAGTTTCCACTCAAGACGGTGAATGGAGGATTAAAGCTGACGACGGCCAAATTCTACGCTCCTTCGGGCCGGGAAATGGCAGGTCAGGGTGTGATTCCAGATGTCGCAGTTCCTCTGGCACAGAATGCAATGGATACGGTGGATTACGATATGCAGGCGGCTGTGAAGCTGGCCACAGACAGCACCACCCGCAACATGGCTGAGACGATTGCCAGGCGTTATGCCCCGCAGAATCAGTTCTTAGGGCAGGCGGGGTAG